One window of the Nicotiana tabacum cultivar K326 chromosome 4, ASM71507v2, whole genome shotgun sequence genome contains the following:
- the LOC107807564 gene encoding dof zinc finger protein DOF5.6 — protein sequence MGISSLQVCMDSSDWLQGTIHEEGAAGIDSSSLPISEDILTCSRPLIVERRLRPPHDYSIKCPRCDSTHTKFCYYNNYSLSQPRYFCKTCRRYWTKGGTLRNIPVGGGCRKNKKVSSKKSNIETANNQNSSISNNNPTDLQLSFPDQMPPFSHHHFMSSNNFGQGNNFMLENPTAIDFMESKYEALVGCTTSRNQDFLGNGNVGMISSPTGFGHEINSHGNIIAPNFAFGMTTMDAGNNFGITVMDSSHHHQRLMLPNYENNQHEEQIINAVDVKPNPKILSLEWHDQVQGCSDTGKESFGYYSSVGGLGSWTGLMNGYGSSATNPLV from the coding sequence GGCACAATTCACGAGGAGGGTGCAGCAGGTATAGATTCTTCTTCATTGCCAATATCAGAGGACATTCTCACATGCTCAAGGCCATTAATAGTAGAAAGAAGACTAAGACCCCCACACGACTATTCTATCAAATGCCCTCGCTGCGACTCTACCCACACCAAATTCTGTTACTACAACAATTACAGCCTTTCTCAGCCTCGCTACTTTTGCAAGACTTGCCGTAGGTACTGGACTAAAGGTGGTACTTTAAGAAACATCCCTGTTGGTGGTGGTTGTCGCAAAAACAAAAAAGTCTCCTCCAAAAAATCCAATATTGAAACAGCTAATAACCAAAATTCATCTATTAGTAATAATAACCCTACTGATCTTCAGCTTTCATTCCCAGATCAAATGCCGCCCTTTTCTCATCATCACTTCATGAGTAGTAACAACTTTGGTCAAGGTAATAATTTCATGCTTGAAAATCCAACCGCAATTGATTTTATGGAAAGCAAGTACGAAGCTTTAGTGGGGTGTACTACTTCTAGAAACCAAGATTTTCTTGGGAATGGCAATGTTGGAATGATTAGTAGTCCTACTGGATTTGGTCATGAAATTAATAGTCACGGAAATAttattgcaccaaattttgcatttgGAATGACGACTATGGATGCTGGGAACAATTTTGGAATAACCGTAATGGATTCTTCTCATCATCATCAGAGGCTAATGCTGCCTAATTATGAAAATAATCAACATGAGGAACAAATTATTAATGCAGTTGACGTGAAGCCAAATCCCAAGATTTTGTCATTGGAATGGCATGACCAAGTCCAAGGCTGCTCTGATACTGGAAAAGAGTCATTTGGCTATTATTCTAGTGTTGGCGGGCTAGGATCTTGGACTGGATTAATGAATGGTTATGGATCATCAGCAACAAACCCTTTAGTCTAA